A stretch of the Clostridiales bacterium genome encodes the following:
- a CDS encoding glycosyltransferase family 4 protein: MQKTAKRIAIIGHKFIPSRDGGVEVVVSNLAPHLAEIGYDVTCYNRTDRQHRELRKQGALPREYRGVRLIWTPTVDRRGLAAVTSSALATVRAAFGRYDLVHFHAEGPCVFCGLPRLTGRKVVVTVHGLDHMREKWGKFASAYILLGEKAAVRHAHRIIVLNSSMQEYFLREYGRETVLIPNGVEPAEIRPACEITGQYGLASREYILYLGRLDPGKGIHYLIEAYRKLRTDKKLVIVGGSSDTDDYVRQLHEMAGDTSSIIFTGFLQGTVLEELYSNAYLYVLPSDHEGMPLGLLEAMNYGCCCVTSDIRECTAIMDGSGFTFPRGNAEALRETLQDLCDDPVKAEAQRSEARKVIASKYTWEDITKQTDKLYRELLDG; encoded by the coding sequence ATGCAAAAGACAGCCAAACGGATCGCGATTATCGGGCACAAATTCATCCCTTCCCGGGACGGCGGGGTGGAGGTTGTCGTGAGCAACCTTGCGCCGCATCTCGCAGAGATCGGATATGACGTGACCTGCTATAACAGAACCGACCGGCAGCACAGGGAGCTCCGGAAACAAGGGGCGCTGCCGCGGGAATACCGGGGGGTGCGCCTGATCTGGACGCCGACGGTGGACCGCCGCGGGCTGGCTGCCGTCACTTCCTCGGCCCTTGCGACGGTAAGGGCGGCATTCGGCCGGTATGACCTGGTGCATTTCCATGCGGAAGGGCCGTGCGTTTTCTGCGGACTACCGAGGCTGACGGGCAGGAAGGTTGTGGTGACGGTCCACGGGCTGGACCATATGCGCGAGAAATGGGGAAAGTTCGCTTCCGCGTATATCCTGCTGGGAGAGAAAGCGGCGGTCCGCCATGCGCACCGCATCATCGTGCTGAACAGCAGCATGCAGGAATACTTCCTCCGGGAATACGGACGGGAAACGGTGCTGATTCCCAATGGCGTTGAACCGGCGGAGATCCGGCCGGCCTGCGAAATCACCGGGCAGTACGGGCTGGCCTCCCGGGAATATATCCTTTACCTGGGCCGACTGGATCCGGGGAAGGGAATCCACTACCTCATTGAAGCATACCGGAAGCTCCGGACGGACAAAAAGCTGGTGATCGTCGGCGGTTCGTCGGATACGGATGATTATGTGCGGCAGCTGCATGAAATGGCCGGGGACACATCCTCCATCATCTTCACCGGTTTCCTGCAGGGAACCGTCCTGGAGGAACTGTACAGCAACGCCTACCTGTATGTGCTGCCCAGCGACCACGAGGGCATGCCGCTTGGCCTGCTGGAGGCCATGAATTACGGATGCTGCTGTGTGACCTCCGATATCCGGGAGTGTACGGCCATTATGGACGGAAGCGGCTTCACCTTTCCCCGCGGGAACGCGGAAGCCCTGCGGGAAACGCTGCAGGACCTGTGCGATGATCCCGTCAAGGCGGAGGCACAGCGCAGCGAAGCACGGAAAGTGATTGCATCGAAATACACGTGGGAAGATATCACGAAGCAGACAGACAAACTCTACAGGGAACTCCTGGACGGCTGA
- a CDS encoding polysaccharide biosynthesis protein, whose translation MKLERTRNATRNVVFDGTLEMANLLFPFIIRSVMLHCLGTEYLGLNGLFKSLLTFLNLAELGVGSAMVYSMYKPIAEDDTGAICALLRLYRTLYRIIGLVIGAAGLLLIPILPNLIKGDVPAGMNLYVLYLMNLGNTVVTYWLFAYKSSLLQAHQRRDVISKVSLAVRITEYTLKILILVFARNYYLYLAVQLLCQIAVNVLTAVYASRMYPRYVPEGNLPKEKRLDIFRRVRDLFTSKLSATVFDSADTLVISAFMGLTVLAVYQNYYFVITALRIMLVVLLNACMAGVGNKMVMESREANYRDLEKISLLFSWVLGVSSSVLLCVFQPFMNIWMGEENMLPIGQVLCFVVYYYSMGANKLVNMFKDAAGIWRIDRWRPLTAALVNLGLNLATVRWLGLYGVLLSSVVSIVVIQIPWLFRNLFREVFPRERMGRYIRLFCGMTAVALVSCMASWFACRLFTLDVWPALILNAAVSFLVPNLFYFAVYGRNPVFRESLSQLKRSFLPGNRKAQDTDAPAREGGTEE comes from the coding sequence ATGAAGCTTGAACGCACCCGAAACGCGACAAGGAATGTGGTGTTTGACGGAACGCTGGAAATGGCGAACCTGCTGTTTCCGTTCATCATCCGCTCTGTCATGCTGCACTGCCTGGGGACTGAATACCTGGGGCTGAACGGCCTGTTCAAGTCGCTCCTGACCTTCCTGAACCTGGCGGAGCTGGGTGTGGGCAGCGCAATGGTGTACAGCATGTACAAGCCCATTGCCGAAGACGATACCGGGGCCATCTGCGCCCTGCTGCGGCTGTACCGCACCCTCTACCGGATCATCGGCCTGGTGATTGGGGCAGCGGGGCTGCTCCTGATCCCCATCCTGCCGAATCTCATCAAGGGCGACGTGCCTGCCGGCATGAACCTGTACGTCCTGTACCTGATGAACCTGGGGAATACGGTGGTGACGTACTGGCTGTTCGCTTACAAAAGCAGCCTCCTCCAGGCGCACCAGCGCCGGGATGTGATCAGCAAGGTCAGCCTGGCAGTGCGGATTACGGAATATACCCTGAAGATCCTGATCCTTGTTTTCGCACGGAACTATTATCTCTATCTTGCGGTCCAGCTGCTGTGCCAGATCGCCGTGAACGTGCTGACCGCAGTATACGCATCCAGGATGTATCCCCGGTATGTGCCCGAAGGGAACCTGCCGAAGGAAAAACGACTGGATATCTTCCGCAGGGTGCGGGACCTTTTCACTTCCAAGCTTTCTGCCACGGTTTTTGATTCCGCGGATACCCTGGTGATTTCCGCCTTTATGGGGCTGACTGTCCTGGCGGTTTACCAGAATTACTATTTTGTAATTACCGCACTGCGGATTATGCTGGTTGTACTCCTCAACGCCTGTATGGCCGGGGTGGGCAACAAGATGGTCATGGAGAGCCGGGAAGCGAATTACCGGGACCTGGAAAAGATCAGCCTCCTGTTCAGCTGGGTACTGGGTGTAAGCAGCTCCGTGCTGCTGTGCGTTTTCCAGCCGTTTATGAATATCTGGATGGGCGAAGAGAATATGCTCCCCATCGGGCAGGTGCTCTGTTTCGTCGTATATTACTACTCCATGGGCGCCAACAAGCTGGTCAATATGTTCAAGGACGCGGCGGGCATCTGGCGGATCGACCGCTGGAGACCCCTGACGGCGGCACTGGTGAACCTGGGCCTGAACCTTGCCACGGTCCGGTGGCTGGGACTGTACGGCGTACTGCTTTCCTCAGTCGTCTCCATCGTGGTAATCCAGATTCCCTGGCTGTTCCGCAACCTGTTCCGGGAAGTGTTCCCCCGGGAACGGATGGGCCGGTATATCCGGCTCTTCTGCGGGATGACGGCGGTGGCCCTGGTATCCTGCATGGCATCATGGTTTGCCTGCCGGCTGTTTACGCTGGACGTATGGCCGGCTTTGATCCTGAATGCAGCAGTGAGCTTCCTGGTGCCGAACCTGTTCTACTTTGCCGTTTACGGGCGGAATCCCGTGTTCCGGGAGAGCCTTTCGCAGCTGAAACGAAGCTTCCTGCCGGGGAACCGGAAGGCACAGGACACGGATGCTCCGGCGCGGGAAGGGGGAACGGAAGAATGA
- a CDS encoding glycosyltransferase family 2 protein: MISVIVPVYNVEKYLRKCVDSILNQTYPDFELLLVDDGSPDGCPQICDDYAARDPRVRVIHKPNGGLISARNEGIRAARGSYVCILDGDDWALENMLQFIHDTVSRLPESPDMVLFAAHNVYADHMDDTLNNVPEGYYNRERLEKEIFPYLIMDTRTGLHPGKIQAHTWDKAFRRELLAGHYTRDERIRVFTDVPMTYECLLHCRNVYICNEPLYMYNRANEDSIRARSRENLLTKSFGYLAAYMREHMGGLAPSIDRQLNEYAAMLIIRTGKWRAATEPSLREAAKRLKEGLRESGMLSFVSAGQLPRKAGIVILLLKMHLVMPAVLLCAARVRQEKKQDG; encoded by the coding sequence ATGATCAGTGTCATCGTTCCGGTGTATAATGTGGAAAAATACCTGAGGAAATGCGTGGACAGCATCCTGAACCAGACCTATCCCGATTTTGAACTGCTGCTGGTGGATGACGGTTCGCCGGACGGGTGTCCGCAGATCTGTGACGATTATGCGGCCCGGGATCCGCGCGTTCGGGTAATCCATAAGCCCAACGGCGGCCTGATTTCCGCCCGGAACGAGGGAATCCGAGCTGCCCGGGGAAGCTACGTCTGCATCCTGGACGGGGATGACTGGGCCCTTGAAAACATGCTGCAGTTTATTCACGATACCGTGTCCCGGCTGCCCGAGTCCCCCGATATGGTTCTTTTTGCCGCGCATAACGTATATGCGGATCACATGGACGATACACTGAACAATGTTCCGGAAGGATACTACAACCGGGAACGCCTGGAAAAAGAAATCTTCCCGTATCTGATTATGGATACGCGGACCGGTCTTCATCCGGGGAAGATCCAGGCCCACACCTGGGACAAGGCATTCCGGCGGGAACTGCTGGCCGGGCATTATACGCGTGATGAGAGAATCCGCGTTTTTACTGACGTGCCCATGACGTATGAGTGCCTCCTGCACTGCCGGAACGTCTACATATGCAACGAACCTTTGTATATGTACAACAGGGCCAATGAAGACTCCATCCGCGCCAGGAGCCGGGAAAACCTCCTCACAAAGAGCTTCGGCTACCTGGCTGCGTATATGCGGGAACATATGGGCGGCCTGGCGCCGTCCATTGACCGCCAGCTCAACGAATATGCGGCAATGCTGATCATCCGTACCGGGAAGTGGCGCGCCGCGACGGAACCTTCCCTGCGGGAAGCGGCGAAGCGCCTGAAGGAAGGACTCCGCGAATCGGGTATGCTGTCCTTCGTATCTGCCGGACAGCTGCCGCGAAAAGCGGGAATCGTAATCCTGCTGCTGAAAATGCACCTGGTGATGCCGGCCGTGCTGCTGTGCGCCGCCCGGGTCAGGCAGGAGAAAAAACAAGACGGATAA
- a CDS encoding sugar transferase has protein sequence MYKRRVRGWSQHIDFMLLDILCAFASLLAAFLIVEKGGVLNSLFFWWLALETALVNTVVMIVMDTYHSVLHHSPWDEMVRLLGQTGNVVFILVVLRLLDQSAEADLPKIALHAVPLYLVSCYIMRQVYKSFLKKKHHIHNRHSMLIALEVSQIPTVIPRILRSNYGIYRFSGIAIMGTNTSEEQVRHALNQVREEYPEVDTIPVVATADTLEQYLTNNWVDEVYLDVPPKTDMPVELINSLMRMGITIHTALTSLDDIESRHKNVEWICGHLTITTSLGYITGRDLFLKRLMDIAGGLIGSLITVLLIPPVGLAILLSDPGPIFFTQTRIGENGKKFQMYKFRSMYMDAEERKKQVAQENGQEDYLMFKMEHDPRIIGKRQGPDGKWKKGVGGWIRDLSLDEFPQFFNVLKGDMSLVGTRPPTVDEWHRYEPYHRSRMSTRPGITGLWQVSGRSNIRDFDTVVRMDREYIENWSLKQDIHILFKTVWVVFRRNGTM, from the coding sequence ATGTACAAACGAAGGGTACGCGGATGGTCTCAGCATATCGATTTTATGCTTCTGGACATCCTCTGCGCTTTTGCCAGTCTCCTGGCCGCATTCCTGATTGTTGAAAAAGGCGGAGTGCTGAACTCCCTCTTCTTCTGGTGGCTGGCCTTGGAAACCGCGCTGGTGAATACGGTTGTGATGATCGTCATGGACACTTATCACAGTGTGCTGCATCATTCACCGTGGGATGAGATGGTCCGCCTCCTGGGCCAGACGGGGAATGTGGTTTTCATCCTGGTGGTCCTCCGGCTGCTGGATCAGTCCGCGGAAGCCGACCTGCCAAAGATTGCGCTGCATGCCGTACCGCTGTACCTGGTGTCCTGCTATATCATGCGCCAGGTATACAAGAGCTTCCTGAAGAAAAAACACCATATCCATAACCGGCATTCCATGCTGATCGCACTGGAAGTATCCCAGATTCCGACGGTTATCCCGCGGATCCTCCGTTCGAATTACGGGATCTACCGGTTCTCCGGTATCGCAATCATGGGAACCAATACTTCCGAAGAGCAGGTGCGGCACGCACTGAACCAGGTACGGGAGGAGTATCCGGAGGTGGACACGATTCCGGTTGTGGCCACAGCGGATACCCTGGAGCAGTACCTGACCAACAACTGGGTGGATGAAGTGTACCTGGACGTGCCTCCCAAAACCGACATGCCCGTGGAACTGATCAACAGCCTGATGCGTATGGGCATCACTATCCATACCGCCCTGACATCCCTGGATGATATTGAATCCCGGCACAAGAACGTGGAATGGATATGCGGGCACCTGACCATTACCACATCCCTGGGATACATCACCGGCCGAGACCTGTTCCTGAAACGGCTCATGGATATTGCGGGCGGACTGATCGGTTCCCTGATCACCGTGCTCCTGATTCCGCCGGTGGGGCTGGCGATCCTGCTGTCGGATCCGGGACCGATCTTTTTCACCCAGACCCGGATCGGGGAGAACGGGAAGAAGTTCCAGATGTATAAGTTCCGCAGTATGTATATGGACGCGGAAGAACGGAAGAAGCAGGTGGCGCAGGAGAATGGCCAGGAAGACTACCTCATGTTCAAGATGGAACATGATCCGCGAATTATCGGAAAGAGACAAGGCCCTGATGGAAAATGGAAGAAGGGTGTCGGCGGATGGATCCGCGACCTGTCCCTGGATGAGTTTCCCCAGTTTTTCAATGTCCTGAAGGGGGATATGTCCCTGGTCGGCACCCGCCCGCCCACGGTGGATGAATGGCATCGGTACGAGCCCTATCACCGGTCCAGGATGTCCACGCGGCCGGGAATCACAGGGCTCTGGCAGGTCAGCGGCCGCAGCAATATCCGTGACTTTGATACCGTGGTCCGGATGGACCGGGAATACATCGAGAACTGGTCCCTCAAACAGGACATCCATATCCTGTTCAAAACCGTATGGGTTGTGTTCAGGCGGAATGGGACGATGTAA
- a CDS encoding 3-isopropylmalate dehydratase small subunit produces the protein MNTRITGKIIVVGDNIDTDQIYPGRFLAITDPKEIGSHCLCGVSEEIAPNFPRGGIVVAGRNFGCGSSREHAPIALLNMGASAVLADSFARIFFRNAVNLGLLPVICKGISRHVQDGQTLTLDLEAGTVTVHETGEVLPCEQLGDQAMKILEAGGIKPMMRARFGKN, from the coding sequence ATGAATACCAGGATCACCGGCAAAATCATCGTGGTGGGCGACAACATCGACACCGATCAGATCTATCCCGGCCGTTTCCTTGCCATTACCGATCCAAAGGAAATCGGCAGTCATTGCCTGTGCGGGGTCAGCGAAGAGATCGCCCCCAATTTTCCCCGGGGCGGAATCGTGGTGGCCGGGCGCAATTTCGGCTGCGGCTCCAGCCGGGAGCATGCACCGATTGCCCTCCTGAATATGGGAGCCTCCGCCGTGCTGGCGGACTCCTTTGCCCGCATTTTCTTCCGCAATGCTGTCAACCTGGGGCTGCTTCCCGTCATCTGCAAAGGCATCAGCCGGCATGTGCAGGACGGGCAGACCCTCACGCTGGACCTGGAGGCCGGTACGGTCACCGTCCATGAAACCGGCGAAGTGCTTCCCTGTGAGCAGCTGGGAGACCAGGCCATGAAAATCCTGGAAGCAGGCGGAATCAAGCCCATGATGCGGGCGCGGTTCGGCAAGAACTGA
- a CDS encoding 3-isopropylmalate dehydratase large subunit, with protein sequence MHAIEKILARNSGRTEVRTGEIVTARVDFAEINDLYLQTVYSFYEMGGEKVWDNTRCAFVFDHYAPCPDIKSASNHREMREFARKNNLKYHFDTNCGVCHQVMPEAGVIYPGMIVVATDSHTTTHGAFGAMGTGCGATDMATILMTGELWFRVPEIIEVRLEGEAPRGVYPKDVVLAVLGRIRADGAVYKAIDFTGSYVEGLNVAGRMTICNMAVEMGAKTAYMQPNQDVLDYVSRRAVRPYEVQYTDPGYQYAETYVFDVSALEPELACPSSVENVHPLSEVTANGPVKLDQGYIGSCTGGRTEDIAVAAKILKGKHIPAYTRLIIVPASRDVMQECLAKGYIQDLMDAGATITTPGCGACLGAHEGILAPGEVCITSTNRNFPGRMGSTEALMYLASPATVAASLLNGVITDPRPYLD encoded by the coding sequence ATGCACGCCATCGAAAAGATCCTGGCCCGGAACAGCGGGCGCACCGAAGTGCGTACCGGGGAGATCGTAACCGCCCGGGTGGACTTTGCCGAAATCAATGACCTGTACCTGCAGACGGTGTACTCTTTCTACGAGATGGGCGGCGAAAAAGTGTGGGACAATACCCGCTGCGCCTTCGTCTTTGACCATTACGCTCCCTGCCCGGACATTAAGAGCGCATCCAATCACAGGGAAATGCGGGAGTTTGCCCGGAAGAACAACCTGAAATACCACTTTGATACCAACTGCGGCGTCTGCCACCAGGTGATGCCGGAAGCGGGGGTCATCTATCCGGGTATGATCGTGGTCGCCACGGACAGCCACACCACCACCCACGGTGCTTTCGGCGCCATGGGCACGGGCTGCGGCGCCACGGACATGGCAACCATCCTGATGACGGGTGAGCTGTGGTTCCGGGTCCCGGAAATCATCGAAGTGCGCCTGGAAGGAGAAGCGCCTCGGGGCGTGTACCCCAAGGACGTGGTCCTGGCGGTACTGGGCCGGATCCGGGCGGACGGCGCGGTATACAAGGCAATTGACTTTACCGGCAGCTATGTGGAAGGCCTCAACGTCGCCGGCCGCATGACCATCTGCAATATGGCAGTGGAAATGGGCGCCAAGACGGCTTATATGCAGCCCAACCAGGATGTGCTGGACTATGTTTCCAGGCGGGCGGTACGGCCCTATGAGGTCCAGTACACCGATCCGGGATACCAATATGCTGAAACATATGTCTTTGATGTGTCCGCCCTGGAGCCGGAGCTGGCCTGCCCCAGCAGCGTGGAAAATGTGCATCCCCTCTCCGAAGTGACGGCAAACGGTCCTGTAAAGCTGGACCAGGGCTATATCGGTTCCTGCACCGGCGGCCGCACCGAGGATATCGCCGTTGCCGCGAAAATCCTGAAGGGAAAGCATATTCCGGCCTATACCCGGCTCATCATCGTTCCCGCTTCCCGGGATGTGATGCAGGAATGCCTGGCAAAGGGGTATATCCAGGACCTGATGGATGCGGGCGCCACCATCACAACGCCCGGCTGCGGGGCATGCCTGGGCGCCCATGAAGGAATCCTGGCCCCCGGTGAAGTATGCATCACCAGCACCAACCGCAATTTCCCCGGGCGCATGGGATCCACCGAAGCGCTCATGTACCTGGCCAGCCCGGCCACTGTGGCGGCCAGCCTGCTGAACGGCGTCATCACGGATCCCCGGCCTTACCTTGACTGA
- a CDS encoding GntR family transcriptional regulator → METLELLPIRVRITSILRKAIYAGEYRSGDELSLTDVAAQLGVSRTPVREAFQELESEGLITLRMNKGAIVNTINRKFVRDIFEMRILLESEAARKAAENGMEDEKTGGLLDRLHSLQDHFEGLDVSEYVSLNQAIHQSIWQAADNHQLTNYLLELWNGPSVGNGKNAAEHHYRQSTVEHIEILQAIRDGRQEEARRAMVRHISRSMENMLEHYAEE, encoded by the coding sequence TTGGAAACACTGGAACTGCTGCCGATCCGGGTCCGGATTACTTCCATATTACGTAAAGCAATTTATGCCGGTGAATACAGGAGCGGGGATGAACTGAGCCTCACGGACGTTGCCGCACAATTGGGGGTCAGCCGCACGCCGGTCCGGGAAGCCTTTCAGGAGCTGGAGAGTGAAGGGCTCATTACCCTGCGGATGAACAAGGGAGCGATTGTCAACACCATCAACCGGAAGTTTGTCCGGGACATTTTTGAGATGCGCATTCTCCTGGAATCGGAAGCGGCCCGGAAGGCTGCCGAAAACGGAATGGAGGATGAAAAGACCGGCGGGCTGCTGGACAGGCTCCATTCCCTGCAGGACCATTTTGAGGGACTGGACGTTTCCGAATATGTGTCGCTCAACCAGGCCATTCATCAATCCATCTGGCAGGCGGCAGACAATCATCAGCTGACGAATTACCTGCTGGAGCTGTGGAACGGTCCCAGTGTGGGGAACGGGAAGAACGCGGCGGAACACCATTACAGGCAGTCAACGGTTGAACATATCGAAATCCTGCAGGCCATCCGGGACGGCCGGCAGGAGGAAGCCCGAAGGGCCATGGTCCGGCATATTTCCAGAAGCATGGAGAATATGCTGGAGCATTACGCGGAGGAATAA
- a CDS encoding GNAT family N-acetyltransferase has translation MDRQVTAGGKTYQIIRLLGHGKGGYSWLAECEGQQAVVKQIHHEPCDYYTFGNKIEAEQRDYERLRTAGIRIPGMLAVDPEAERIVKEYIEGPTVFDLVKDGAPAEPYLAQVREMAAQAKNAGLNIDYFPTNFVVRDGLIWYVDYECNEYMDEWNFENWGIRYWSRTPEFEAYLKEHKPAVMIREERVTAEEYIDFLRRTDLGSQYPKERFEERIARLVQTVSISLTARNEQGLLVGVLFGLTDFAYWLYITDLGVDREYTHRGIGRRLMKTAHELAGGEKDIAVYLIANEDAVPFYEKCGLKRADDVMKYNHIEWTEFTVT, from the coding sequence ATGGACAGACAGGTGACAGCGGGCGGAAAGACATATCAGATTATCCGGCTGCTTGGACATGGAAAAGGCGGATACTCCTGGCTGGCGGAATGTGAAGGACAGCAGGCGGTAGTGAAACAGATCCACCATGAGCCGTGTGACTACTACACCTTCGGCAACAAGATCGAAGCGGAGCAGCGGGATTATGAACGCCTGCGGACGGCCGGTATCCGGATTCCGGGAATGCTGGCTGTCGACCCGGAGGCCGAACGAATTGTGAAGGAGTATATCGAAGGCCCGACTGTTTTTGACCTGGTAAAGGACGGCGCGCCTGCAGAGCCATATCTTGCGCAGGTGCGTGAAATGGCGGCGCAGGCAAAGAATGCCGGCCTGAACATCGACTATTTTCCCACCAATTTTGTGGTGCGGGACGGGCTGATCTGGTATGTGGATTATGAATGCAATGAATATATGGACGAATGGAACTTTGAGAACTGGGGGATCCGCTACTGGAGCCGGACACCGGAATTTGAGGCATATCTGAAAGAACACAAACCTGCGGTCATGATCCGGGAGGAACGGGTTACGGCGGAGGAATATATCGATTTCCTCCGGCGGACCGACCTGGGTTCCCAGTACCCGAAGGAACGGTTTGAAGAGCGCATCGCACGGCTGGTACAGACCGTATCCATCAGCCTGACCGCCCGGAATGAGCAGGGCCTGCTGGTGGGCGTGCTGTTCGGGCTGACGGATTTTGCCTACTGGCTGTATATCACCGACCTGGGAGTGGACCGGGAGTATACCCACCGGGGAATCGGCCGGCGCCTGATGAAGACCGCCCATGAGCTGGCCGGCGGGGAAAAGGACATCGCGGTGTACCTGATCGCCAATGAGGACGCTGTGCCTTTCTATGAAAAATGCGGCCTGAAAAGGGCCGATGACGTCATGAAGTACAACCATATTGAATGGACGGAATTTACGGTGACCTGA
- a CDS encoding ParB N-terminal domain-containing protein, with protein MGYRNAQEIFPENLLKQIQRYVSGETIYIPARDERKAWGETSGYQRYIRERNEEIRASFAVGDTIEALMDRYSLSYDSIKRIVYNRRETAMLKYNATLSSAKAYAEAGKLDAWIHLYLNSDGHNIPFSDGLKKFDRHYISPALFPVSLFTRCTGPEEGMKYRHDPEWWEYRVKETEKRVQADDDMPPLIVHYADGEFELNDGNHRHKAYENLGIDKAWAVIWITEDAELEDFMAKYGEYVKNCRIIRR; from the coding sequence ATGGGTTACCGAAACGCACAGGAGATTTTTCCGGAAAACCTCCTGAAACAGATCCAGCGGTATGTATCGGGCGAAACGATCTATATTCCGGCCCGGGACGAACGAAAGGCCTGGGGCGAAACATCCGGATACCAGCGCTATATCCGGGAGCGGAATGAAGAGATCCGCGCCTCATTCGCTGTCGGGGACACCATTGAGGCCCTGATGGACCGGTATTCGCTCTCCTATGATTCCATCAAACGAATCGTATACAACAGGAGGGAAACCGCAATGCTGAAATACAACGCAACACTTTCGTCCGCGAAGGCGTATGCTGAAGCGGGCAAGCTGGACGCCTGGATTCACCTGTACCTGAATTCGGACGGGCACAATATTCCGTTTTCGGACGGCCTGAAGAAATTCGACCGGCACTATATCAGCCCGGCCCTGTTCCCGGTGAGCCTGTTCACCCGGTGCACCGGCCCGGAGGAGGGAATGAAATACCGGCACGACCCGGAATGGTGGGAATACCGGGTGAAGGAAACGGAAAAGCGCGTGCAGGCGGACGATGACATGCCGCCGCTCATCGTGCACTACGCGGACGGGGAATTCGAACTGAACGACGGAAACCACCGCCACAAGGCGTACGAGAACCTGGGCATCGATAAGGCCTGGGCGGTCATCTGGATTACGGAAGACGCCGAGCTGGAAGACTTTATGGCGAAATACGGCGAATATGTGAAGAACTGCCGGATCATCCGCCGGTAG
- a CDS encoding LacI family DNA-binding transcriptional regulator, with translation MPSRRITMQDIADACGLSRNTVSKVFNGRGSVPRNTRDLVLQKARELGYGTPVDEVQELPVPAGNIALLTQSMPSSLHFGSAFKSAFTDQISRAGYTLKMYEISPEELKARRLPPHFVPDQIAGIVGIELFDKDYINMICHLGIPVVMADGPEDAGITLMECDYVTMENLAAIMIVIKRLIDAGARKIGFVGDYRHCVSFRERYLGFRDSLRKYGLRFDEEICIRDPDSSPYDDPDWLLSRIDRMPSLPDAFVCANDYLAFHLLRALKKRKIAVPEEVMVTGFDGADQSTFSDPPLTTVQIRSEEIGRIAADVLLFRIADPSIPFTWSRVRSTPVWRESTRNV, from the coding sequence ATGCCGTCCAGACGGATCACCATGCAGGATATCGCGGATGCCTGCGGGCTTTCCCGGAATACGGTTTCCAAGGTGTTCAACGGCCGCGGATCGGTTCCGCGGAACACCCGGGACCTGGTCCTGCAGAAAGCCCGGGAGCTGGGCTACGGGACTCCTGTGGATGAGGTGCAGGAACTGCCGGTCCCTGCCGGGAACATTGCGCTCCTGACGCAGTCCATGCCCAGCAGCCTCCATTTCGGTTCCGCCTTCAAGTCCGCCTTTACCGACCAGATCAGCCGGGCCGGCTATACGCTGAAAATGTACGAAATATCCCCGGAAGAGCTGAAAGCCCGGCGGCTTCCGCCCCATTTTGTCCCGGATCAGATCGCCGGAATTGTCGGCATCGAGCTTTTTGACAAGGATTATATCAACATGATCTGCCACCTGGGCATTCCGGTGGTCATGGCGGACGGTCCCGAGGATGCCGGAATCACCCTGATGGAATGCGACTATGTCACCATGGAAAACCTGGCCGCGATCATGATCGTCATCAAACGCCTGATCGACGCGGGGGCCCGGAAGATCGGGTTTGTCGGGGATTACCGCCATTGCGTCTCCTTCCGGGAGCGCTATCTCGGTTTCCGGGATTCCCTGCGGAAATACGGACTCCGTTTTGATGAGGAGATCTGCATCCGGGATCCCGATTCCTCCCCCTATGATGATCCCGACTGGCTGCTCTCCCGCATCGACCGGATGCCTTCCCTGCCGGATGCCTTCGTCTGCGCCAATGATTACCTGGCGTTCCATCTCCTGCGGGCCCTGAAGAAGCGGAAAATCGCGGTTCCGGAAGAGGTCATGGTCACCGGCTTTGACGGTGCGGACCAGTCCACCTTTTCCGATCCGCCGCTGACCACGGTACAGATCCGCAGCGAGGAAATCGGCCGCATCGCGGCCGATGTACTCCTGTTCCGGATCGCGGATCCATCCATTCCCTTCACCTGGTCCCGGGTCCGCTCCACCCCGGTCTGGCGGGAAAGCACCCGGAACGTATAA